From Tripterygium wilfordii isolate XIE 37 chromosome 16, ASM1340144v1, whole genome shotgun sequence, one genomic window encodes:
- the LOC119980396 gene encoding uncharacterized protein LOC119980396 isoform X1 codes for MVSDSVNVSLSSAPSARDFGKKKRTNRTAKLKQCKLDARREQWLSQGVMSGSVKDKGFKDGTNRACMPLVGRERNPPLDALEMRRRGHGIEDNHGSIHLESDSESPSNSPKSILLGGTNSGTNFTGSSSSSSGGCCSGNITEEEENDDDGCLDDWEAVADALVASDNQESRNSCQEQPLEDEPVEQLNSKSSTGVCLGVENLKQEGPRMVPKNPMDNRAWRPDDAFRPQSLPNLLKQQSFPNTDRHFRRGQLPWTCSSAVSVPSSCPICCEALDLTDSSFFPCVCGFMLCLFCHKKILEGDGRCPGCRKPYEHNAMEAELSVHGHSLTLRLACSSSMVERS; via the exons ATGGTTTCCGATTCCGTTAACGTTTCACTTTCTTCTGCCCCGAGCGCGAGAGATTTCGGCAAGAAAAAGCGG ACCAACCGAACTGCCAAATTGAAGCAGTGCAAGCTTGATGCTCGTCGCGAGCAATGGCTTTCTCAAG GAGTTATGTCAGGTTCTGTGAAGGACAAGGGGTTTAAGGATGGAACCAATAGAGCATGCATGCCCCTTGTGGGTAGGGAAAGAAACCCGCCCTTGGATGCTCTGGAAATGAGGCGAAGAGGGCACGGGATTGAGGATAATCATGGATCCATCCATCTCGAGAGCGATTCTGAGTCGCCTTCCAACAGTCCCAAAAGCATTCTTCTTGGTGGTACTAATTCTGGAACTAATTTCACTGGGAGTAGCAGTAGCAGCAGTGGTGGCTGTTGCTCTGGCAACATCACcgaagaggaagaaaatgatGATGACGGCTGCTTGGATGATTGGGAGGCAGTTGCGGATGCTTTGGTAGCCAGCGATAATCAAGAATCCAGGAATTCTTGTCAGGAACAGCCCCTGGAGGACGAGCCTGTTGAGCAGTTGAATTCAAAATCTTCAACTGGGGTGTGTTTGGGTGTTGAGAATTTGAAGCAAGAGGGTCCTAGAATGGTTCCTAAGAACCCCATGGATAACCGGGCGTGGAGGCCTGATGATGCCTTTAGGCCTCAAAGTCTGCCAAATTTGTTGAAGCAACAAAGTTTTCCAAATACTGATCGGCATTTTCGTCGGGGACAGCTTCCATGGACTTGTAGCAGTGCGGTAAGCGTGCCTTCCTCATGTCCAATTTGCTGTGAAGCTTTGGATCTCACGGACTCAAGTTTTTTCCCCTGTGTGTGCGGGTTCATGCTTTGTCTATTCTGCCACAAGAAGATTCTTGAGGGGGATGGGCGCTGCCCTGGCTGCAGGAAGCCCTATGAGCATAATGCTATGGAGGCTGAACTGAGTGTGCATGGACATAGCTTGACATTACGACTTGCTTGTTCGTCTAGCATGGTAGAAAGATCCTAG
- the LOC119980396 gene encoding uncharacterized protein LOC119980396 isoform X2 produces the protein MVSDSVNVSLSSAPSARDFGKKKRTNRTAKLKQCKLDARREQWLSQGSVKDKGFKDGTNRACMPLVGRERNPPLDALEMRRRGHGIEDNHGSIHLESDSESPSNSPKSILLGGTNSGTNFTGSSSSSSGGCCSGNITEEEENDDDGCLDDWEAVADALVASDNQESRNSCQEQPLEDEPVEQLNSKSSTGVCLGVENLKQEGPRMVPKNPMDNRAWRPDDAFRPQSLPNLLKQQSFPNTDRHFRRGQLPWTCSSAVSVPSSCPICCEALDLTDSSFFPCVCGFMLCLFCHKKILEGDGRCPGCRKPYEHNAMEAELSVHGHSLTLRLACSSSMVERS, from the exons ATGGTTTCCGATTCCGTTAACGTTTCACTTTCTTCTGCCCCGAGCGCGAGAGATTTCGGCAAGAAAAAGCGG ACCAACCGAACTGCCAAATTGAAGCAGTGCAAGCTTGATGCTCGTCGCGAGCAATGGCTTTCTCAAG GTTCTGTGAAGGACAAGGGGTTTAAGGATGGAACCAATAGAGCATGCATGCCCCTTGTGGGTAGGGAAAGAAACCCGCCCTTGGATGCTCTGGAAATGAGGCGAAGAGGGCACGGGATTGAGGATAATCATGGATCCATCCATCTCGAGAGCGATTCTGAGTCGCCTTCCAACAGTCCCAAAAGCATTCTTCTTGGTGGTACTAATTCTGGAACTAATTTCACTGGGAGTAGCAGTAGCAGCAGTGGTGGCTGTTGCTCTGGCAACATCACcgaagaggaagaaaatgatGATGACGGCTGCTTGGATGATTGGGAGGCAGTTGCGGATGCTTTGGTAGCCAGCGATAATCAAGAATCCAGGAATTCTTGTCAGGAACAGCCCCTGGAGGACGAGCCTGTTGAGCAGTTGAATTCAAAATCTTCAACTGGGGTGTGTTTGGGTGTTGAGAATTTGAAGCAAGAGGGTCCTAGAATGGTTCCTAAGAACCCCATGGATAACCGGGCGTGGAGGCCTGATGATGCCTTTAGGCCTCAAAGTCTGCCAAATTTGTTGAAGCAACAAAGTTTTCCAAATACTGATCGGCATTTTCGTCGGGGACAGCTTCCATGGACTTGTAGCAGTGCGGTAAGCGTGCCTTCCTCATGTCCAATTTGCTGTGAAGCTTTGGATCTCACGGACTCAAGTTTTTTCCCCTGTGTGTGCGGGTTCATGCTTTGTCTATTCTGCCACAAGAAGATTCTTGAGGGGGATGGGCGCTGCCCTGGCTGCAGGAAGCCCTATGAGCATAATGCTATGGAGGCTGAACTGAGTGTGCATGGACATAGCTTGACATTACGACTTGCTTGTTCGTCTAGCATGGTAGAAAGATCCTAG
- the LOC119980411 gene encoding betaine aldehyde dehydrogenase 1, chloroplastic has translation MATPIPNRHLFIDGEWREPLLKKRIPVVNPATEQIIGDIPAGTAEDVGLAVEAARRAFTRNKGKDWASASGAVRAKYLRAIAAKVTERKSELAKLEAIDCGKPLDEAVWDIEDVAGCFEYFADLAEGLDAKQKAPISLPMETFKSYVLKEPLGVIGLITPWNYPLLMATWKVAPALAAGCTAILKPSELASVTCLELAEICTEVGLPPGVLNIVTGFGTEAGAPLASHPNVDKIAFTGSSVTGSKIMAAAAQMVKPVSLELGGKSPIVVFEDVDLDKTAEWTAFGCFWTNGQICSATSRLIVHENIAEEFLDKLVKWCKNIKISDPLEEGCRLGPVVSGGQYEKICKFISTAKTEGATVLCGGARPKHFTKGYFIEPTIITNVTNSMEIWREEVFGPVLCVKTFSTEDEAIELANDTHYGLGAAVISNDLERCDRVSKAFQAGIVWINCSQPCFCQAPWGGNKRSGFGRELGEWGLDNYLSVKQVTQYVSDEPWGWYQSPLKQ, from the exons ATGGCTACTCCGATCCCTAACCGACACCTGTTCATCGACGGCGAGTGGAGAGAGCCTCTCCTCAAGAAACGCATCCCCGTCGTCAACCCTGCTACCGAACAAATTATCG GAGATATACCGGCTGGTACTGCTGAAGATGTGGGGCTTGCAGTGGAAGCTGCGCGGAGAGCATTCACGAGGAACAAAGGGAAAGATTGGGCTTCTGCATCTGGGGCCGTTCGTGCAAAGTATTTGCGAGCTATTGCTGCTAAG GTAACAGAGAGAAAGTCTGAACTAGCAAAACTTGAAGCAATTGACTGTGGAAAACCACTTGATGAAGCAGTCTGGGACATA GAGGATGTAGCTGGATGTTTTGAGTACTTTGCAGACCTTGCTGAAGGTTTAGATGCAAAGCAAAAGGCTCCCATTTCTCTTCCTATGGAGACATTTAAGAGTTATGTTCTTAAGGAACCCCTTGGAGTCATTGGGTTGATCACTCCATG GAATTATCCGCTATTGATGGCCACATGGAAAGTAGCTCCTGCCCTGGCTGCTGGTTGTACTGCAATTCTCAAGCCTTCCGAATTGGCATCGGT GACTTGTTTGGAGCTGGCTGAGATATGTACAGAGGTTGGTCTTCCCCCTGGCGTTCTTAACATTGTCACTGGATTCGGCACTGAAGCTGGCGCTCCTTTGGCATCTCATCCTAATGTTGACAAG ATTGCATTTACTGGAAGTTCTGTCACTGGGAGCAAGATAATGGCAGCTGCAGCTCAAATGGTCAAG CCTGTTTCTCTGGAGCTTGGTGGGAAGAGTCCTATTGTTGTGTTTGAGGATGTAGATCTTGATAAGA CTGCTGAGTGGACTGCCTTTGGGTGTTTCTGGACAAATGGTCAGATCTGCAGCGCAACATCCCGTCTTATTGTGCAT GAAAACATTGCTGAAGAATTTTTGGACAAGCTTGTGAAATGGtgcaaaaacattaaaatttcAGATCCCTTGGAGGAAGGTTGCAGGCTGGGCCCCGTCGTTAGTGGTGGACAG TATGAGAAAATATGTAAGTTCATCTCAACTGCTAAGACTGAAGGTGCAACCGTTTTGTGTGGTGGAGCTCGTCCCAAG CATTTCACAAAGGGATACTTCATTGAACCAACCATAATTACAAATGTTACAAACTCCATGGAAATCTGGAGGGAAGAAGTTTTTGGACCAGTTTTATGTGTTAAAACATTTAGTACCGAAGATGAAGCCATTGAATTGGCTAACGATACCCA TTATGGCTTAGGTGCTGCTGTTATATCAAATGATCTAGAAAGATGTGACCGCGTAAGCAAG gCGTTTCAGGCAGGCATTGTGTGGATCAATTGCTCACAGCCATGCTTCTGTCAAGCTCCATGGGGAGGCAACAAACGTAGTGGTTTTGGGCGTGAACTAGGGGAATG GGGTCTTGATAATTACTTGAGCGTAAAGCAGGTAACTCAGTATGTATCCGATGAACCATGGGGATGGTACCAGTCCCCTTTGAAGCAGTGA